A portion of the Glandiceps talaboti chromosome 13, keGlaTala1.1, whole genome shotgun sequence genome contains these proteins:
- the LOC144444338 gene encoding MFS-type transporter SLC18B1-like, translating to MVIPINTSEYGSVQTERTISGNDNKLNTNSGDESKGGVTKIQRITLLSIAMANLVNMASYSIMAPFFPIKASEMGASDFIIGMIFGVYALIAFVFCPVLGKFLPKIGAKFMFLSGSFTSGCCQIMFGFLDKLSLGIEFIAFCFVVRSVEALGAAAAATAVNAIIAETFPDKIGTTFGILEIFNGLGIMIGPPLGGYLYSIGGYALPFVALGIFTLVIVFCNILVLPSQIDDSIPELGSTLQLLSIPSIWVTGACVIAAAMAVGFVDPTLAKHLQQFNFGTAEVGLMYLAMTMSYSISSLSCGWITDKKNIPKLLMIIGNIGIAGAFMYIGPSPLLMIETSELWLEILSMVLLGVAVGCALVPTFHDLITTASWHGIPDNLGTYGVVSGLFNGLFYLGSFVGPTAGGALVGQFGFKWAASIFAAIYLFLAFLIMLFCLWEYQCGKGRRSPKAKVSDEIELMSVIQGNSHRN from the exons ATGGTGATTCCTATCAACACAAGTGAATATGGCAGTGTGCAGACTGAACGGACTATCTCTGGAAATGACAATAAACTTAATACTAATTCCGGAGATGAAAGTAAAGGTGGTGTTACAAAAATACAACGAATAACGTTATTGAGCATTGCAATGGCGAATCTGGTAAACATGGCAAGCTATAGTATCATGGCACCTTTCTTTCCCATTAAG GCCAGTGAAATGGGAGCGTCTGATTTCATAATTGGTATGATATTTGGGGTTTATGCACTGATTGCATTTGTATTTTGTCCAGTTTTAGGAAAATTT TTACCAAAAATAGGAGCCAAGTTTATGTTTCTCTCTGGTTCATTCACTTCTGGATGTTGTCAAATCATGTTTGG GTTTCTAGATAAATTATCCCTTGGAATTGAGTTTATAGCGTTTTGTTTTGTGGTGAGATCTGTTGAAGCACTCGGGGcagctgctgctgctactgccGTCAACGCTATCATTGCAGAGACGTTTCCTGATAAAATAGGAACAACATTT GGTATACTTGAGATTTTTAATGGATTAGGGATTATGATAGGACCGCCATTGGGTGGATACTTGTACTCG atTGGAGGGTATGCTTTGCCTTTTGTTGCCCTGGGTATTTTTACATTGGTTATTGTGTTTTGCAACATTCTGGTTTTACCCAGCCAAATAG ATGATTCAATACCAGAACTTGGTTCTACACTGCAGTTACTGTCCATACCGTCAATATGGGTAACTGGTGCTTGCGTTATAGCAGCAGCCATGGCCGTAGGATTCGTGGATCCTACATTAGCAAAACATTTACAACAG tttaattttggTACAGCAGAAGTGGGGTTAATGTACTTAGCTATGACTATGTCGTATAGCATTTCTTCACTTTCCTGTGGTTGGATCACAGATAAAAAG AACATACCGAAATTATTAATGATAATTGGTAATATCGGAATTGCAGGAGCTTTTATGTATATAGGTCCATCTCCTCTACTTATGATTGAAACAAG TGAATTATGGCTTGAAATTTTATCCATGGTACTTCTAGGTGTAGCTGTTGGTTGTGCACTCGTACCAACTTTCCATGACTTGATAACTACTGCAAG TTGGCATGGAATACCTGACAATCTAGGCACTTACGGTGTTGTATCTGGGTTATTTAACGGATTATTTTATCTTGG GAGTTTTGTTGGGCCAACTGCAGGTGGAGCATTGGTAGGACAATTTGGCTTCAAGTGGGCAGCATCAATATTTGCAGCGATCTACTTATTTCTTGCATTTTTAATCATGCTATTCTGTCTGTGGGAGTACCAGTGTGGAAAAGG GAGGAGGAGTCCAAAAGCGAAAGTTAGTGATGAGATTGAACTGATGAGTGTGATACAAGGGAATAGTCATCGAAATtaa